Proteins encoded in a region of the Variovorax sp. PAMC 28711 genome:
- a CDS encoding pilus assembly PilX family protein produces MTPTRSIARREPVRRVASRRRQRGFSLFIVFIILLLSVLLVVGGARVAVLLEAMGGSRREYDRAFEAAEAGLLDAQRDIDRTYYNGTSKRFERCPGAVVSTDVCRRAPGLRNYPDPDSNGLAAYEQNTCDDGICVFADNVVGSAAPGFKFWTKPTYRGAGMAAKFGQFTGAPLPVEGREALQNTRYWTEVVRLPTDDSMQGGYLYRITAMSTGTRGADGTTQVAVQTNYDPDPVVLNSGSSCVPGAVNCPPPPPPPPPPPPPPPPPPPPPPPPPPPPPPPPPPPPPPPPPPPPPPPPPPPPPPPPPPPPPPPPPS; encoded by the coding sequence ATGACCCCAACCCGAAGCATCGCGCGGCGAGAGCCGGTGCGCCGCGTGGCATCGCGACGCCGGCAGCGCGGCTTTTCACTGTTCATCGTCTTCATCATCCTGTTGCTGTCGGTGCTGCTCGTAGTCGGCGGCGCACGCGTTGCCGTTCTGCTCGAAGCGATGGGCGGCAGCCGCAGGGAGTACGACCGTGCCTTCGAGGCCGCCGAGGCGGGCTTGCTCGATGCGCAGCGCGACATCGATCGCACGTACTACAACGGCACCAGCAAGCGCTTCGAGCGTTGCCCCGGCGCGGTCGTCTCCACTGACGTCTGTCGGCGTGCGCCCGGTCTGCGCAACTACCCCGACCCGGACTCGAACGGACTCGCCGCCTACGAACAAAACACCTGCGATGACGGCATCTGCGTGTTCGCGGACAACGTGGTGGGAAGCGCCGCACCCGGATTCAAGTTCTGGACGAAGCCGACCTACCGGGGCGCCGGGATGGCTGCGAAGTTCGGCCAGTTCACCGGTGCGCCACTGCCGGTCGAGGGCCGGGAGGCGCTGCAGAACACGCGGTACTGGACAGAGGTGGTGCGCCTGCCGACCGACGACTCCATGCAGGGTGGCTATCTCTACCGCATCACCGCGATGTCGACCGGAACGCGCGGCGCGGACGGGACGACCCAGGTCGCGGTGCAGACGAACTACGACCCGGATCCCGTGGTGTTGAACAGCGGGTCGTCGTGTGTTCCCGGTGCGGTGAACTGTCCGCCGCCGCCGCCACCACCACCACCACCACCACCACCACCACCGCCACCGCCACCGCCACCGCCACCGCCACCGCCACCGCCACCGCCACCACCACCGCCACCACCACCGCCACCACCACCGCCACCACCACCGCCACCGCCACCGCCACCTCCACCACCACCTCCACCTCCACCTCCACCTCCACCGCCACCAAGCTGA